TGTTTCCGGATCTGATTGCTACCGTCGTGGGAGTTTTGCGGGACGGGAAGCTTTTCATTCCCCGATCGGGTGATCAGCTTCACGTTGGGGATCTGGCCTATGTGATCTGCCAGCGCGAGCATACACGGCGCACGCTTGGTCTGTTCGGCCATGAAGAGCAGGAAGCGAAGCGGATCGTGATCGCCGGCGGTGGCAATATCGGGCTCTATGTTGCACAGCGTATCGAGCAGATGCAGCCAAGAAGCCGGGTCAAGATCATCGAAACAGATCGGGCGCGCGCCACACTCATTGCAGAAGAGCTGAAGAACGCCGTCGTTCTGCAGGGCTCGTCTCTGGAGCAGAGCCTTCTGCAGCAGGCTGATATTCAGGATGCCGACCTGATGATCACGCTGACCAACAATGACCAGGTCAATATTCTCAGTGCGGTCATGGCCAAGGCGCTGGGATGCCGATCCAACCTCGTTCTTGTCAATTCCACCTCGCTGAGCGAGGTGAGTGATTCATTGAACATCGACTCCGTTATCAATCCGCGCGCTGTTACCATTTCCCGTGTCCTTCAGCACGTTCGCAAGGGGCGAATTCGATCCGTCTACGCCGTTCAGAATGGCGCCGCAGAGGTGATCGAAGCCGAGGCTCTGGAAACTTCACCGCTGGTTGGGTCCTGTCTTCGTGATCTCGATCTGCCGGAAGGAATACGAATTGGTGCCATGCTGCGCGACGGAAAGGTTCTGAAACCTGGTGGTGAAACGCGGATCAAGGCAAAGGACAGGGTTGTTCTGCTGGCTACTCGAAAGGCCGTGCGCAATGTGGAGCAGCTATTCCGGGTGTCTATCCAATATTTCTAGAGAATGACCCTGCGAGAATTCCAGCTGGCCTATGCAGGTTGGCGCTGCCAAGAGCTGTGGATAGTTCGATAGCATGATATTCATTAGGCGTCGTATGGACGGCCTATTGAGCTTCGCAAAAAGCGAGATTTCTCGATAAGTAACTGCTTTTACAAGCATTGTTCTCAACAAGGGCCGGTTCTTCGCATATGCGATTGGTCATTGCGCAAAACACGGCGATTTGATAACCAATTGCACGGACGGTGGAGGCAGGAGAGGGTGCTCTACCGAATTTTCCGAGCGTGATCATATCCCGGCCGCATGGCTGGCAAAAAAGAAAGAAGCGGCGCTATGGCGGAACGTTCTCAAAATCTTCAAGACTTGTTTCTCAACACTGTTCGCAAGCAGAAGATTTCACTTACTATTTTCCTCATCAATGGCGTCAAGCTGACGGGTGTTGTAACATCCTTCGACAATTTCTGCGTGTTGTTGCGGCGTGATGGTCATTCGCAGCTGGTCTATAAGCATGCGATCTCTACAATCATGCCTGGACAGCCGATGCAGATGTTCGAAACTGAAGAAAGCGCTGGTTGATCTCGATCAGGGCAGCCATTGAATACCAACACCGGTTGCCCCATCTATCACTCAGGAAAGCCGTCACTTGCAGGGAACCTCAGACCGCCGACACCTTTCGGCGGTTTTCGCATGTCTTAGCGAACTGGTTGTTTCCCCAAACGGCTTAATTGGCTAGAATTGAAGGAAGACTGCGATAGTCACTCGCGATACCTCACATGAATCCCTGATTCCCGACGCCGAGAAACGCCGCGATGATATGCGCGCGCTGGTGCTCGTTCCGGTTTTGAAACAGGCGCGATCTGCCGCTTCCGGCCCGTCTGACACGGCGACACCTGCGCCGCGCCGATCCGATGAAGCAAGACTGGAAGAAGCGATGGGTCTGGCTCGTGCCATTGACCTGACGATTGCTCGTGGACTGATCATACCGGTCAGTCAGCCGAAGCCCGCGACACTGATTGGGACCGGCAAGATCGAGGAGATCAAGGCTCTGCTGGACGAGAATGACTGTGGTCTGGTGATCGTCGACCATCCGTTGACGCCGGTGCAACAGCGCAATCTCGAAAAGGAATGGCAGGCGAAGGTGATTGATCGCACGGGTCTCATTCTCGAGATTTTCGGGCGACGAGCCTCCACGAAGGAGGGGACGCTCCAGGTCGATCTTGCGCATCTCAACTATCAGAAGGGTCGCCTCGTGCGAAGCTGGACGCACCTTGAGCGTCAGCGCGGTGGTGCGGGCTTCATGGGTGGTCCGGGTGAAACCCAGATCGAAGCTGACCGTCGACTGCTGCAGGAGCGCATCCTCAAGCTGGAGCGCGAACTCGAGCAGGTTGTGCGCACCCGGCAGCTGCATAGGGCCAAGCGCCGCAAGGTTCCTCATCCGATCGTCGCGCTCGTGGGCTACACGAATGCCGGAAAATCAACACTCTTCAACCGGATCACGGGAGCAGGCGTGCTGGCAGAAAACATGTTGTTCGCCACGCTTGATCCGACGCTTCGTCGCATGAAGTTGCCGCATGGCCGAACTGTCATCCTCTCCGATACGGTCGGCTTCATTTCGGACCTTCCTACCCATCTGGTCGCCGCTTTCCGCGCGACGCTGGAAGAAGTGCTGGAGGCAGATCTCATTCTCCACGTCCGCGATATGTCCGATCCTGATAACGGGGCCCAGTCGGCCGATGTCCTGCGTATTCTCGATGATCTTGGCATAGACGAGAAGGAGCGCGGCGAGCGCATTATCGAGGTCTGGAACAAGATTGACCGTCTGGAGCCCGAGGCGCACGAGGCCGTTGCTGAACGCGCTCTTGGCCGTGAAAACGTCATGGCCGTCTCGGCAATCTCCGGTGAGGGCGTCGATCGTTTGATGGACGAGATTTCACGCCGCCTGGCGGGTGTCGTGACAGAGACGACCGTCGTGCTTCCGCCGGAAAAGCTGTCGCTGATTTCGTGGATCTATGAAAATGCCATGGTCGACCAGCGAGAGGATCGGGAAGATGGTTCTGTCGCTTTCGATCTGAGACTTTCCGAGCAACAGGCGAACGCCCTTGAACGGAAGCTAGGCGTTTTTCCGGTGGCTGAAAAGGAAGATTGGGAGCGGTAAGCCGCTCCCTATTCTGCTGCCTCTCTAGGATTAACGCCCTTGGCAGCCTGCCAGAAGGCCTCCATTTCCTCAAGCGAGGATTCCGCAGGAGCCTTCCCCAATTTCTTAAGTTCCGTTTCTATATATCTGAATCGGTTTCTAAATTTTGCATTGGTACCACGTAAAGCCTGCTCGGGATCGGCTTTTACGTGACGCCCGATGTTCACAACGGCGAATATCAGGTCCCCGAGTTCGTCTTTTATCTTTACCGATTGCCCCTCTCGCAGAGCCTCTCGCAATTCTGCGATCTCTTCTTCGATCTTGTCGAGAATTGGTTCTGCTTCCGACCAGTCGAAGCCAACAGTTGCCGCGCGTTCCTGCAGCTTCAGTGCCTCGACAAGAGCAGGTTGATGACGAGATACGGAACCCAGGAGGCCGACAGTCTCATCGTCAACCAATCCGCGCTTTGCACGTCGCTCGGCGCGATCTTTCTTTTCGGCGGCCTTGATCTGATCCCACTGGAGTTTGACCGCTTCTGGCGTATTGACATCCGAACGTGCGAAGACGTGTGGATGCCGCCTGATCATCTTCGTCGTAATCGCTTCAACGACATCGGCAAAGCTGAATGCGCCTGCTTCTTCCGCCATCTGTGCATGAAACACGACCTGAAACAGCAGATCTCCCAATTCATCCTTCAGATCTTCCAGATCAGCACGCTCAATCGCGTCCGCCACTTCGTAGGCTTCTTCGATCGTGTAGGGCTTTATGGTCTGGAAATCCTGTTTGATATCCCACGGGCATCCCGTCTGAGGATCACGCAGAGATGCCATAAGTTTCAGGAGATCGGAGATATCCTTGGAGGGCTGCATTGCTAAAGCCTTATTCTATCAGTTCAGGGGAATGCCGTTGTCGGACTTGCTTTGCTGATAGCTTTCCGAGAGTGCATCATACCGGGCTTTGATGGTATCGATACGCTCATGAAGTTCGGCACGAAGCTTTTCCTCCTCGCTATCGGCCATTTCGCTGATCGCGAAGGATTTCCAGAATGCGTTCTGCCGCTTGTAACCGCCGGGTTCCAGGCCGAACACTTCCTTCAGGATCTTCAGATCGTGGGGGATGGCAAAGGCGTCACGCGAGTCTTCGTGGCTGAAAAAGAAATAGAAGTTATCGAAACCTGCCCAGGTGATTGCCGACATGCACATGGTGCAGGGTTCATGGGTGGACAGGAAAATGAGTTCGCGTGGGTCCGGCCGCTCCGCCATTTCATAGAAACGCTTCAGCGTATGCACTTCGCCGTGCCAGAGGGGATTTTCGAGTTCGTTGTTGGTTTCTGCAAGAACCAGTGAGAGATCCGCCTTGCGGAGGATGGCGGCACCAAACACCTTGTTGCCGAGGGCCACTCCGCGCTCGGTGAGCGGGAGGATGTCATTGTCGAT
The window above is part of the Rhizobium rhizoryzae genome. Proteins encoded here:
- the trkA gene encoding Trk system potassium transporter TrkA — translated: MKVIICGAGQVGYGIAERLSQEENDVSVIDTSAALINAITETLDVRGYVGHGAHPDVLAKAGAEQADMIIAVTLYDEVNIVACEVAHALFSVPTKIARIRSQSYLLPEYADLFSSRNMSIDVTISPEIEVGKMVLRRISFPGAVDVARFADDAIAMVAIECMEDCPVVDTPLEQLSQLFPDLIATVVGVLRDGKLFIPRSGDQLHVGDLAYVICQREHTRRTLGLFGHEEQEAKRIVIAGGGNIGLYVAQRIEQMQPRSRVKIIETDRARATLIAEELKNAVVLQGSSLEQSLLQQADIQDADLMITLTNNDQVNILSAVMAKALGCRSNLVLVNSTSLSEVSDSLNIDSVINPRAVTISRVLQHVRKGRIRSVYAVQNGAAEVIEAEALETSPLVGSCLRDLDLPEGIRIGAMLRDGKVLKPGGETRIKAKDRVVLLATRKAVRNVEQLFRVSIQYF
- the hfq gene encoding RNA chaperone Hfq, translated to MAERSQNLQDLFLNTVRKQKISLTIFLINGVKLTGVVTSFDNFCVLLRRDGHSQLVYKHAISTIMPGQPMQMFETEESAG
- the hflX gene encoding GTPase HflX, whose product is MRALVLVPVLKQARSAASGPSDTATPAPRRSDEARLEEAMGLARAIDLTIARGLIIPVSQPKPATLIGTGKIEEIKALLDENDCGLVIVDHPLTPVQQRNLEKEWQAKVIDRTGLILEIFGRRASTKEGTLQVDLAHLNYQKGRLVRSWTHLERQRGGAGFMGGPGETQIEADRRLLQERILKLERELEQVVRTRQLHRAKRRKVPHPIVALVGYTNAGKSTLFNRITGAGVLAENMLFATLDPTLRRMKLPHGRTVILSDTVGFISDLPTHLVAAFRATLEEVLEADLILHVRDMSDPDNGAQSADVLRILDDLGIDEKERGERIIEVWNKIDRLEPEAHEAVAERALGRENVMAVSAISGEGVDRLMDEISRRLAGVVTETTVVLPPEKLSLISWIYENAMVDQREDREDGSVAFDLRLSEQQANALERKLGVFPVAEKEDWER
- the mazG gene encoding nucleoside triphosphate pyrophosphohydrolase is translated as MQPSKDISDLLKLMASLRDPQTGCPWDIKQDFQTIKPYTIEEAYEVADAIERADLEDLKDELGDLLFQVVFHAQMAEEAGAFSFADVVEAITTKMIRRHPHVFARSDVNTPEAVKLQWDQIKAAEKKDRAERRAKRGLVDDETVGLLGSVSRHQPALVEALKLQERAATVGFDWSEAEPILDKIEEEIAELREALREGQSVKIKDELGDLIFAVVNIGRHVKADPEQALRGTNAKFRNRFRYIETELKKLGKAPAESSLEEMEAFWQAAKGVNPREAAE
- a CDS encoding deaminase; its protein translation is MTPKTIATRLLDVIDNDILPLTERGVALGNKVFGAAILRKADLSLVLAETNNELENPLWHGEVHTLKRFYEMAERPDPRELIFLSTHEPCTMCMSAITWAGFDNFYFFFSHEDSRDAFAIPHDLKILKEVFGLEPGGYKRQNAFWKSFAISEMADSEEEKLRAELHERIDTIKARYDALSESYQQSKSDNGIPLN